The Cloeon dipterum chromosome X, ieCloDipt1.1, whole genome shotgun sequence genome includes a window with the following:
- the LOC135945260 gene encoding protein tiptop-like isoform X2: MSPPAKLSVVSPELLMQSPRCDSRDPVLSVGRSVSRSSSEAMEHTPGVKRHLDSEDENLPTEEGILDFSKKKHRGSTADSACLNLTKGSQVAAPSVEPLNGPLDLSCSSRKRNAQPTAQDAKVVKQQRTEFPKNNWALGNFPFGYTGKPAKREEEEWNGKSPMSVKKFSETTSKSLNELSKLGEDMFRSQMPPRQTAWQSHWVNKGSIEKNKEVFKCVWCKSSFHSLAQLTTHMKETSHCNSNAPPPSQSSSGKNSDLNLLIKETMPLPRKLVRGQDVWLGKGAEQTRQILKCMWCGQSFRSLAEMTSHMQQTQHYTNIISQEQIISWKSAEENSSGGGGGGSKASASNSTGGGSGGGGGGGASQTTAPTPPPTSQQSHVTAVLTCKVCDQAFSSLKDLSTHMVKNSHYKDHILRSIAETGGRRRQNREKRKKSLPVRKLLELERAQHEINASAKNGSESIKKLATSSKISCEKCGEKIDTSIFVEHIRLCVGNARNLLKSALLSNETTPERDVPSDGKKEQQQASPSDAGATAAEASSGSSTSPSVLNAIEKLIEKSFDSRGRQNFHHSAMPNPNLGSSILKRLGIDESADYTKPLVDSSTINLLRNYPASQLLRPRERSGSESSSRSQTPDRKSTSQVTPLPATIDENSQPKSLAAAASPSSPKLEPLPKSPKSPCTTPSAKDEKESNQASSDEEGKPEKPVVSPKNVRRTPSPAGSERSEANERDSERSTPKSDSAKSLNALSNMYDSLSGKSSAENGGASTGKNPSSHPLAALQKLCDYTDRTSANSSQSSSPLALSNPGAILAFTWACNDAVVGNAESALIKCAFCDTPFISKGAYRHHLSKMHFVKDGNLNADNAKSNKKTPSPPVASTSSSLESNSARKTPPNNDAAPAAGSAAAAAAAAEESPHSKFLKYTELAKQLSSKYV; this comes from the exons ATGAGTCCCCCGGCCAAACTGAGCGTCGTCTCGCCGGAGCTTCTCATGCAGAG CCCACGATGCGACTCGCGCGACCCCGTTTTGTCGGTGGGCCGGTCGGTGTCCAGAAGCTCGTCGGAGGCGATGGAACACACGCCGGGCGTGAAGCGCCACCTGGACAGCGAGGACGAGAATCTGCCGACGGAAGAGGGCATTTTGGATTTTAGTAAAAAGAAGCATCGAGGCAGCACTGCAGACAGCGCGTGCCTCAACCTAACCAAGGGATCTCAAGTGGCGGCTCCGAGCGTGGAGCCACTCAACGGGCCTCTCGACCTGTCGTGCTCGTCGCGGAAACGCAACGCGCAGCCCACCGCACAGGATGCCAAGGTGGTCAAGCAGCAGAGAACCGAATTCCCCAAGAATAATTGGGCGCTGGGCAACTTCCCCTTCGGCTACACTGGCAAGCCGGCCAAACGGGAAGAGGAGGAGTGGAACGGAAAGAGTCCGATGAGCGTGAAGAAGTTTTCGGAGACAACGAGCAAGTCGCTGAACGAGCTGTCCAAGCTGGGCGAGGACATGTTCCGAAGCCAGATGCCACCGCGACAGACGGCGTGGCAGAGCCACTGGGTCAACAAGGGCAGCATCGAAAAGAACAAGGAGGTTTTCAAGTGCGTCTGGTGCAAAAGCTCGTTCCACTCGTTGGCCCAGCTGACGACACACATGAAGGAGACCTCACACTGCAACAGTAACGCGCCACCGCCCTCCCAAAGTTCCTCTGGCAAGAACTCGGACCTGAACCTGCTGATCAAGGAGACGATGCCGCTGCCCAGGAAGCTGGTGCGCGGCCAGGACGTTTGGCTCGGCAAGGGTGCAGAACAGACGCGGCAGATCCTCAAGTGCATGTGGTGCGGCCAGAGCTTCCGCAGCCTGGCCGAGATGACGTCGCACATGCAGCAGACGCAGCACTACACCAACATCATCTCGCAGGAGCAGATCATCTCTTGGAAGTCGGCCGAGGAGAACAGCtcgggtggcggcggcggtggctccAAGGCCTCAGCCAGCAACAGCACCGGTGGAGGTAGCGGCGGTGGTGGGGGTGGCGGCGCCAGTCAAACCACCGCGCCCACCCCTCCACCCACCTCTCAGCAGTCGCATGTGACGGCCGTGCTCACCTGTAAGGTTTGTGATCAAGCATTTTCCAGTCTCAAGGACCTCAGCACTCACATGGTGAAGAACTCGCACTATAAGGATCACATCTTGCGCTCGATCGCGGAGACGGGTGGCAGGCGTCGTCAGAATCGCGAGAAACGCAAGAAGTCGCTGCCGGTGCGCAAGCTGCTCGAGCTGGAAAGGGCGCAACACGAAATCAACGCTTCGGCTAAGAACGGCTCCGAGTCGATCAAGAAGCTGGCCACTTCGTCCAAGATCTCCTGTGAAAAGTGTGGCGAGAAAATCGATACCTCAATATTCGTCGAACATATCCGCTTGTGCGTCGGCAACGCGAGAAACTTGCTCAAGTCGGCGCTGCTGTCGAACGAGACGACGCCCGAACGGGACGTTCCTAGCGACGGCaagaaagagcagcagcaggcgtcGCCGTCAGACGCAGGCGCCACCGCCGCGGAGGCGTCCTCCGGCAGCTCTACCTCACCCTCGGTGCTGAACGCGATCGAGAAGCTGATCGAGAAGAGTTTCGACTCGAGAGGCAGACAAAACTTCCACCATTCCGCCATGCCCAATCCGAACCTCGGCTCGAGCATATTGAAGCGGCTGGGCATCGACGAGAGCGCCGACTACACCAAGCCGCTTGTCGACTCGAGCACCATCAACCTGCTGCGCAACTACCCCGCCTCACAGCTGCTAAGGCCGCGCGAGCGCAGCGGCAGCGAGTCGAGTTCGCGGTCGCAGACCCCCGACCGCAAGTCCACCTCCCAAGTCACCCCCTTGCCGGCCACCATCGACGAGAACTCGCAGCCCAAGtcgttggcggcggcggcctcgCCCTCCTCCCCGAAGCTGGAGCCGCTGCCCAAGAGTCCGAAGAGCCCCTGCACCACGCCGTCGGCCAAGGACGAGAAAGAATCGAACCAGGCGTCCTCCGACGAGGAGGGCAAACCAGAAAAACCGGTCGTCTCGCCAAAAAACGTGCGGCGAACCCCCAGTCCGGCAGGAAGCGAAAGGTCCGAGGCCAATGAACGCGACAGCGAGCGTAGCACGCCCAAGTCGGACAGTGCAAAGTCGCTGAACGCGCTCTCGAACATGTACGACAGCCTCTCGGGCAAGTCCTCCGCCGAGAATGGGGGTGCTAGCACAGGAAAGAACCCTTCGAGCCACCCTCTGGCCGCGCTACAGAAGCTGTGCGACTACACGGACCGCACGTCGGCCAACTCGAGCCAGTCGTCGTCGCCGCTGGCGCTGAGCAACCCGGGCGCCATCCTGGCATTCACCTGGGCGTGCAACGACGCCGTCGTCGGCAACGCCGAATCGGCGCTCATCAAGTGCGCCTTCTGCGACACGCCCTTCATCTCCAAGGGCGCCTACCGTCACCACCTGTCCAAGATGCACTTCGTCAAGGACGGCAACCTCAACGCCGACAACGCCAAGAGCAACAAGAAGACGCCATCTCCGCCTGTCGCCAGTACAAGCTCCTCGCTCGAATCAAATTCGGCCCGCAAGACGCCCCCCAACAACGACGCCGCCCCCGCAGCCGGTAgcgccgcggccgcggccgccgctgctgaaGAGTCGCCGCACTCGAAATTCCTCAAGTATACCGAACTCGCGAAGCAATTATCCAGCAAGTACGTCTGA
- the LOC135945260 gene encoding protein tiptop-like isoform X1, whose product MPRVKQHCPKRMKWEGGVEIPCTDQDEGAESSDGENSVGSGPVSPPADDNPLEEAIAISRKSMSPPAKLSVVSPELLMQSPRCDSRDPVLSVGRSVSRSSSEAMEHTPGVKRHLDSEDENLPTEEGILDFSKKKHRGSTADSACLNLTKGSQVAAPSVEPLNGPLDLSCSSRKRNAQPTAQDAKVVKQQRTEFPKNNWALGNFPFGYTGKPAKREEEEWNGKSPMSVKKFSETTSKSLNELSKLGEDMFRSQMPPRQTAWQSHWVNKGSIEKNKEVFKCVWCKSSFHSLAQLTTHMKETSHCNSNAPPPSQSSSGKNSDLNLLIKETMPLPRKLVRGQDVWLGKGAEQTRQILKCMWCGQSFRSLAEMTSHMQQTQHYTNIISQEQIISWKSAEENSSGGGGGGSKASASNSTGGGSGGGGGGGASQTTAPTPPPTSQQSHVTAVLTCKVCDQAFSSLKDLSTHMVKNSHYKDHILRSIAETGGRRRQNREKRKKSLPVRKLLELERAQHEINASAKNGSESIKKLATSSKISCEKCGEKIDTSIFVEHIRLCVGNARNLLKSALLSNETTPERDVPSDGKKEQQQASPSDAGATAAEASSGSSTSPSVLNAIEKLIEKSFDSRGRQNFHHSAMPNPNLGSSILKRLGIDESADYTKPLVDSSTINLLRNYPASQLLRPRERSGSESSSRSQTPDRKSTSQVTPLPATIDENSQPKSLAAAASPSSPKLEPLPKSPKSPCTTPSAKDEKESNQASSDEEGKPEKPVVSPKNVRRTPSPAGSERSEANERDSERSTPKSDSAKSLNALSNMYDSLSGKSSAENGGASTGKNPSSHPLAALQKLCDYTDRTSANSSQSSSPLALSNPGAILAFTWACNDAVVGNAESALIKCAFCDTPFISKGAYRHHLSKMHFVKDGNLNADNAKSNKKTPSPPVASTSSSLESNSARKTPPNNDAAPAAGSAAAAAAAAEESPHSKFLKYTELAKQLSSKYV is encoded by the exons GGGAAGGCGGCGTGGAGATCCCTTGCACCGACCAGGACGAAGGGGCCGAGTCGAGCGACGGCGAAAACTCGGTCGGCTCCGGGCCGGTCAGTCCTCCAGCCGATGACAATCCGCTGGAAGAGGCCATCGCCATCAGCCGAAAGTCGATGAGTCCCCCGGCCAAACTGAGCGTCGTCTCGCCGGAGCTTCTCATGCAGAG CCCACGATGCGACTCGCGCGACCCCGTTTTGTCGGTGGGCCGGTCGGTGTCCAGAAGCTCGTCGGAGGCGATGGAACACACGCCGGGCGTGAAGCGCCACCTGGACAGCGAGGACGAGAATCTGCCGACGGAAGAGGGCATTTTGGATTTTAGTAAAAAGAAGCATCGAGGCAGCACTGCAGACAGCGCGTGCCTCAACCTAACCAAGGGATCTCAAGTGGCGGCTCCGAGCGTGGAGCCACTCAACGGGCCTCTCGACCTGTCGTGCTCGTCGCGGAAACGCAACGCGCAGCCCACCGCACAGGATGCCAAGGTGGTCAAGCAGCAGAGAACCGAATTCCCCAAGAATAATTGGGCGCTGGGCAACTTCCCCTTCGGCTACACTGGCAAGCCGGCCAAACGGGAAGAGGAGGAGTGGAACGGAAAGAGTCCGATGAGCGTGAAGAAGTTTTCGGAGACAACGAGCAAGTCGCTGAACGAGCTGTCCAAGCTGGGCGAGGACATGTTCCGAAGCCAGATGCCACCGCGACAGACGGCGTGGCAGAGCCACTGGGTCAACAAGGGCAGCATCGAAAAGAACAAGGAGGTTTTCAAGTGCGTCTGGTGCAAAAGCTCGTTCCACTCGTTGGCCCAGCTGACGACACACATGAAGGAGACCTCACACTGCAACAGTAACGCGCCACCGCCCTCCCAAAGTTCCTCTGGCAAGAACTCGGACCTGAACCTGCTGATCAAGGAGACGATGCCGCTGCCCAGGAAGCTGGTGCGCGGCCAGGACGTTTGGCTCGGCAAGGGTGCAGAACAGACGCGGCAGATCCTCAAGTGCATGTGGTGCGGCCAGAGCTTCCGCAGCCTGGCCGAGATGACGTCGCACATGCAGCAGACGCAGCACTACACCAACATCATCTCGCAGGAGCAGATCATCTCTTGGAAGTCGGCCGAGGAGAACAGCtcgggtggcggcggcggtggctccAAGGCCTCAGCCAGCAACAGCACCGGTGGAGGTAGCGGCGGTGGTGGGGGTGGCGGCGCCAGTCAAACCACCGCGCCCACCCCTCCACCCACCTCTCAGCAGTCGCATGTGACGGCCGTGCTCACCTGTAAGGTTTGTGATCAAGCATTTTCCAGTCTCAAGGACCTCAGCACTCACATGGTGAAGAACTCGCACTATAAGGATCACATCTTGCGCTCGATCGCGGAGACGGGTGGCAGGCGTCGTCAGAATCGCGAGAAACGCAAGAAGTCGCTGCCGGTGCGCAAGCTGCTCGAGCTGGAAAGGGCGCAACACGAAATCAACGCTTCGGCTAAGAACGGCTCCGAGTCGATCAAGAAGCTGGCCACTTCGTCCAAGATCTCCTGTGAAAAGTGTGGCGAGAAAATCGATACCTCAATATTCGTCGAACATATCCGCTTGTGCGTCGGCAACGCGAGAAACTTGCTCAAGTCGGCGCTGCTGTCGAACGAGACGACGCCCGAACGGGACGTTCCTAGCGACGGCaagaaagagcagcagcaggcgtcGCCGTCAGACGCAGGCGCCACCGCCGCGGAGGCGTCCTCCGGCAGCTCTACCTCACCCTCGGTGCTGAACGCGATCGAGAAGCTGATCGAGAAGAGTTTCGACTCGAGAGGCAGACAAAACTTCCACCATTCCGCCATGCCCAATCCGAACCTCGGCTCGAGCATATTGAAGCGGCTGGGCATCGACGAGAGCGCCGACTACACCAAGCCGCTTGTCGACTCGAGCACCATCAACCTGCTGCGCAACTACCCCGCCTCACAGCTGCTAAGGCCGCGCGAGCGCAGCGGCAGCGAGTCGAGTTCGCGGTCGCAGACCCCCGACCGCAAGTCCACCTCCCAAGTCACCCCCTTGCCGGCCACCATCGACGAGAACTCGCAGCCCAAGtcgttggcggcggcggcctcgCCCTCCTCCCCGAAGCTGGAGCCGCTGCCCAAGAGTCCGAAGAGCCCCTGCACCACGCCGTCGGCCAAGGACGAGAAAGAATCGAACCAGGCGTCCTCCGACGAGGAGGGCAAACCAGAAAAACCGGTCGTCTCGCCAAAAAACGTGCGGCGAACCCCCAGTCCGGCAGGAAGCGAAAGGTCCGAGGCCAATGAACGCGACAGCGAGCGTAGCACGCCCAAGTCGGACAGTGCAAAGTCGCTGAACGCGCTCTCGAACATGTACGACAGCCTCTCGGGCAAGTCCTCCGCCGAGAATGGGGGTGCTAGCACAGGAAAGAACCCTTCGAGCCACCCTCTGGCCGCGCTACAGAAGCTGTGCGACTACACGGACCGCACGTCGGCCAACTCGAGCCAGTCGTCGTCGCCGCTGGCGCTGAGCAACCCGGGCGCCATCCTGGCATTCACCTGGGCGTGCAACGACGCCGTCGTCGGCAACGCCGAATCGGCGCTCATCAAGTGCGCCTTCTGCGACACGCCCTTCATCTCCAAGGGCGCCTACCGTCACCACCTGTCCAAGATGCACTTCGTCAAGGACGGCAACCTCAACGCCGACAACGCCAAGAGCAACAAGAAGACGCCATCTCCGCCTGTCGCCAGTACAAGCTCCTCGCTCGAATCAAATTCGGCCCGCAAGACGCCCCCCAACAACGACGCCGCCCCCGCAGCCGGTAgcgccgcggccgcggccgccgctgctgaaGAGTCGCCGCACTCGAAATTCCTCAAGTATACCGAACTCGCGAAGCAATTATCCAGCAAGTACGTCTGA